One Panicum virgatum strain AP13 chromosome 3N, P.virgatum_v5, whole genome shotgun sequence DNA segment encodes these proteins:
- the LOC120665175 gene encoding exocyst complex component EXO70B1-like, translated as MAEDGEEKLLATVQHIVQTLGSSDTMTEDILKVFSNYDGRLSLDKLYAARAAAAAAASGGGGGGGAGGIGGEHSMPASPPLPPPPAAAAPVSAAGARPPVTSMERTVRTLDRQISQFVAMDRLIWADSADADAFLEAVDDLIGTVQELDAAGTNRALLDRADELLSRCMARLEDEFRALIERPDAAAPVVPGGFGSDGSDEEDDFGGGDGYGDEPIPIAKPVTDYDVVIDALSPGSIANVHQIAKRMVDAGFGRECAEAYAEARRSFVDESVARLGIRPRTAEEVHASPWEELEFDIARWIPAFNMVFRILIPSERRLCDRVFDGLAPFGDLAFIAAVRTQALQLISFGDAISSSSRAPERLFRVVDMYEAVRNILPDLDPVFSDPYSATLRAEVSTMCNTLGSSIKGIFMELENLIRRDPARVAAPGGGIHPITRYVMNYLRAACGSRQTLEEVMEGDLGVNGGAPVAVDPDRPTSSLAVHIAWIMDVLHKNLDTKSKIYRDPSLASIFLLNNGKYIIQKVNDSELGVLLGDEWIKQMTTRVRRWSVDYQRTTWGKVTTVLQTGSPGIGGLPAKAMLQKLRMFNTYFEEIFATQSEWVIADEQLRVDIRAAVEDSVMPVYASLIAKLKSSPETGRDLYIKYTPEDVVARIHHLFEGAAK; from the coding sequence ATGGCGGAGGACGGCGAGGAGAAGCTGCTCGCCACGGTGCAGCACATCGTGCAGACGCTGGGGAGCAGCGACACCATGACGGAGGACATCCTCAAGGTCTTCTCCAACTACGACGGCCGCCTCTCGCTCGACAAGCTctacgccgcgcgcgccgccgcggcggcggccgcgtccggcggcggcggaggaggaggagcggggggAATCGGAGGGGAGCACTCGATGCCCGCGTCCCCGCCGCTGCCCccgcctcccgcggcggcggccccggtgTCGGCCGCGGGGGCGAGGCCGCCGGTGACGTCCATGGAGCGCACCGTGCGCACGCTGGACCGCCAGATCTCGCAGTTCGTGGCCATGGACCGGCTGATTTGGGCGGACTCCGCCGACGCGGACGCGTTCCTGGAGGCGGTCGACGACCTCATCGGCACCGTgcaggagctcgacgccgcGGGGACCAACCGCGCGCTGCTCGACCGCGCGGACGAGCTGCTCAGCCGGTGCATGGCGCGGCTGGAGGACGAGTTCCGGGCGCTCATAGAgcgccccgacgccgccgcccccgtggTGCCCGGCGGGTTCGGGTCGGATGggagcgacgaggaggacgacttcggcggcggggacggctaCGGCGACGAGCCGATTCCGATCGCCAAGCCGGTGACGGACTACGACGTCGTCATCGACGCTCTCTCGCCGGGCTCCATCGCCAACGTGCACCAGATCGCCAAGAGGATGGTGGACGCCGGCTTCGGCCGTGAGTGCGCCGAGGCATACGCCGAGGCGCGCCGCAGCTTCGTCGACGAGAGCGTTGCGCGCCTCGGCATCCGCCCCCGCACCGCCGAGGAGGTCCATGCCTCACCCTGGGAGGAGCTCGAGTTCGACATCGCTCGCTGGATCCCGGCCTTCAACATGGTGTTCCGCATCCTGATTCCCAGCGAGCGCCGCCTCTGTGACCGCGTTTTCGACGGCCTCGCCCCCTTCGGGGACCTGGCCTTCATTGCTGCCGTGCGCACCCAGGCGTTGCAGCTCATATCGTTCGGCGACGCTATCTCTTCATCAAGCCGCGCTCCGGAGCGCCTGTTCCGCGTCGTTGACATGTACGAGGCTGTGCGTAACATCCTTCCTGACCTTGATCCTGTGTTCTCCGACCCGTACTCTGCTACACTCCGCGCGGAGGTCTCGACGATGTGCAACACACTGGGGTCCTCGATCAAAGGCATATTTATGGAATTGGAAAATCTCATCCGCCGTGACCCTGCCCGAGTTGCTGCCCCTGGTGGTGGCATACACCCGATAACTCGGTATGTTATGAACTATCTCCGTGCTGCGTGTGGGTCGCGGCAGACATTGGAAGAGGTAATGGAAGGTGACTTGGGGGTTAATGGAGGAGCGCCTGTGGCTGTTGACCCTGACCGCCCCACCTCATCCCTTGCTGTACACATAGCATGGATCATGGACGTCCTTCACAAGAATTTGGATACAAAGTCTAAGATTTACCGTGATCCGTCACTTGCTTCTATCTTCTTGTTGAACAACGGCAAGTACATCATACAGAAGGTGAATGACAGTGAGTTAGGTGTTTTACTTGGTGATGAGTGGATCAAGCAGATGACAACTAGAGTTCGCCGCTGGAGCGTGGATTATCAGCGGACAACATGGGGCAAGGTTACAACTGTGCTGCAGACTGGTAGTCCAGGCATCGGAGGACTCCCAGCCAAGGCGATGCTGCAGAAACTGCGTATGTTTAACACATACTTTGAGGAGATCTTTGCGACACAATCAGAATGGGTGATAGCAGATGAACAGCTAAGGGTGGACATTAGGGCAGCAGTGGAGGATTCAGTTATGCCAGTTTATGCCTCTTTAATTGCCAAGTTGAAGTCTTCTCCTGAAACTGGGCGTGATTTGTACATCAAATACACACCGGAAGATGTTGTAGCCCGCATCCATCACTTGTTTGAAGGAGCAGCGAAGTGA
- the LOC120667435 gene encoding dehydration-responsive element-binding protein 2D-like: MRCVLHECTCRATGTQQARANGSANAKPGSGNRRPRSGQRGPGGPDNMRHNYRGVRQRSWGKWVAEIREPNSGRRHWLGTFNTPVDAALAYDRAAEAFYGNHAQLNFPADQAAAVTVATAAPAQWQPPSCSPAPATTADVFEENQVNPLVDVAQGAGGGEVANQPQQQGASWLSPEAVRDDDPNDISMYIDFDAVDHMVPCFPGIKADDCQPD; this comes from the coding sequence AGGGCAACAGGAACGCAGCAAGCCCGCGCCAACGGCAGTGCCAACGCCAAGCCAGGTTCTGGAAACAGAAGGCCTCGGTCGGGACAGCGAGGGCCGGGTGGCCCGGACAACATGCGCCACAACTACCGCGGCGTTCGGCAGCGCTCGTGGGGCAAGTGGGTGGCGGAGATCCGCGAGCCCAACTCCGGCAGGCGCCACTGGCTGGGCACCTTCAACACCCCCGTCGACGCGGCCCTCGCCTACGACCGGGCGGCCGAGGCCTTCTACGGAAACCACGCGCAGCTCAATTTCCCCGCTGACCAAGCTGCCGCCGTCACCGTCGCCACAGCCGCGCCGGCGCAGTGGCAGCCCCCGTCCTGCTCTCCCGctcccgccaccaccgccgacgTCTTCGAGGAGAATCAGGTGAATCCACTGGTTGATGTTGCGCAGGGTGCGGGCGGAGGGGAGGTTGCCaaccagccacagcagcagggcGCTTCTTGGTTGTCGCCTGAGGCTGTGCGCGATGATGACCCGAATGACATTTCCATGTACATCGATTTCGATGCTGTTGACCACATGGTGCCTTGTTTTCCTGGCATCAAGGCAGATGATTGCCAGCCTGACTGA